The Polyangiaceae bacterium genome has a window encoding:
- the nosD gene encoding nitrous oxide reductase family maturation protein NosD has translation MNRWLCRSTLGIALVGCLASVGLVFVEPNARANRAVGVGEDAVAGPRDVASEGAVVASSFDELRAMVADPRGPGQIELLPQIYRGNLVIERPVVIRGQNGAILDGAKVSTVVTVQASNVVIENVVVRNSGGRHTAEDAGIKATGDRIRIAHVRVEQSLFGVSLQACTHCLLEKVHVVGPRDDDSLRGDGIKLWEAHDSVVRGCIVEYSRDMVVWYSRRTTVENNIVRHSRYGSHFMYAHDAVVRGGKYHDNVVGIFVMYSRRLNLENNILAGARGAAGVGLGFKDSDAISIRGNWLVANTVGTYLDNTPRTLQDPVTFDGNVIALNDVALRLHGSEKGLTLTGNDFRQNSTLLEVDGGGNALGVDIRSNHYSDYEGYDIDGNGVGDVAHEVKALSSELTQTRPTIAFFRGTAAMGLVDAVARAVPAFASRKIFVDPTPLVNPPLIARP, from the coding sequence GTGAATCGTTGGCTTTGCAGATCGACCTTGGGCATTGCGCTCGTCGGTTGCCTTGCAAGCGTGGGCTTGGTCTTCGTCGAGCCGAATGCTCGTGCGAATCGAGCCGTTGGGGTCGGGGAAGACGCCGTGGCCGGGCCGCGCGACGTTGCATCCGAAGGCGCCGTGGTGGCGTCTTCGTTCGACGAATTGCGGGCCATGGTCGCCGATCCCCGAGGGCCGGGACAAATCGAGTTACTGCCGCAGATCTACCGCGGAAACCTCGTCATCGAACGTCCCGTCGTCATTCGCGGCCAAAACGGCGCCATCCTCGATGGTGCCAAAGTTTCCACGGTCGTTACGGTGCAAGCTTCCAACGTGGTCATCGAAAATGTCGTCGTGCGAAATTCCGGCGGAAGGCATACCGCCGAAGACGCCGGCATCAAGGCGACGGGCGATCGCATTCGTATTGCGCACGTCCGTGTCGAGCAATCGCTGTTTGGCGTGTCGCTTCAAGCCTGCACGCATTGCCTTCTCGAAAAGGTCCACGTCGTGGGGCCGCGTGACGATGATTCTTTGCGCGGCGACGGAATCAAGCTATGGGAAGCTCATGATTCGGTCGTTCGCGGGTGTATCGTCGAATATTCACGAGACATGGTCGTGTGGTATTCTCGACGCACCACCGTCGAAAACAACATCGTGCGCCACTCCCGATACGGCTCTCATTTCATGTATGCGCACGACGCAGTCGTTCGCGGGGGCAAATATCATGACAACGTCGTGGGCATTTTCGTGATGTACAGCCGACGTTTGAACCTCGAAAACAACATCCTTGCGGGGGCACGCGGAGCTGCGGGGGTCGGGTTGGGTTTCAAGGACAGCGACGCCATTTCAATTCGAGGCAATTGGCTCGTCGCGAACACGGTCGGCACGTACCTCGACAACACGCCACGCACGCTGCAGGACCCGGTGACGTTCGATGGTAACGTCATTGCCTTGAACGACGTTGCGCTTCGCCTGCACGGTAGTGAAAAGGGGCTGACGCTGACGGGCAATGATTTTCGCCAGAATTCCACGTTGCTCGAAGTCGATGGCGGCGGTAACGCGCTCGGGGTGGACATCCGCAGCAATCACTACAGCGATTACGAGGGATACGATATCGATGGCAATGGCGTGGGTGACGTGGCTCATGAGGTCAAAGCATTGTCGAGCGAGCTGACGCAGACTCGGCCGACGATCGCTTTTTTCCGCGGAACGGCAGCCATGGGGCTGGTTGACGCCGTGGCCCGCGCCGTTCCCGCATTCGCATCGAGAAAAATATTCGTCGATCCCACCCCGCTCGTCAACCCTCCCCTCATCGCACGGCCATGA
- a CDS encoding ABC transporter ATP-binding protein, which produces MINVSSVNKRFGSILALQDVSISIGQGERVAFVGTNGSGKTTLLRVILGLLPFDGTVTVGGFDVARSAHLALRHMAYIPQIAPPIDAPVKEVVRAQAHLRDNPVDATYACAKRLGLDLGASGSKRFRDLSGGMKQKLLAAMALASNAPILVCDEPTANLDGDARNAFFQELDRRSRDSIVILCSHRIDEVRQIVDRVLQLEEGRVVRDAPLADVLRSLKAFRVEILFRETSEQAHEALSARGFQLSGKNRYAARVAQHEKLALIKELLDEYHDLVLDVSVVPIEDFSLAISEQALRTDGVAS; this is translated from the coding sequence ATGATCAACGTCTCGAGCGTCAACAAACGTTTTGGATCCATCCTTGCCTTGCAGGATGTATCGATATCGATTGGACAAGGCGAACGCGTTGCCTTCGTGGGGACGAACGGGTCTGGCAAAACGACGCTTCTTCGCGTCATCCTCGGGCTCTTGCCATTCGATGGAACCGTGACGGTCGGCGGTTTCGATGTGGCTCGTTCGGCGCATCTTGCATTGCGACACATGGCGTACATCCCCCAAATCGCTCCGCCCATCGATGCACCGGTCAAAGAAGTCGTTCGCGCCCAGGCGCATTTGCGAGACAACCCCGTAGATGCCACATATGCATGTGCCAAACGCTTGGGGCTCGATCTTGGAGCGAGCGGTTCCAAACGTTTTCGCGATCTGTCCGGCGGCATGAAACAAAAGCTGCTCGCAGCCATGGCGCTCGCTTCGAACGCCCCCATCCTCGTTTGCGACGAACCCACGGCAAACCTCGATGGAGACGCTCGGAATGCGTTTTTCCAGGAGCTCGATCGCCGATCTCGTGACAGCATCGTCATTCTTTGTTCCCATCGAATCGACGAAGTCCGGCAAATCGTCGACCGCGTCCTGCAACTCGAAGAAGGGCGGGTCGTCCGCGATGCGCCACTGGCCGACGTATTGAGGTCGCTCAAAGCATTCCGCGTGGAAATTCTGTTTCGAGAAACCTCGGAACAAGCTCACGAAGCATTGTCGGCGCGAGGTTTTCAGCTTTCGGGAAAAAACCGATATGCCGCTCGGGTGGCCCAGCATGAAAAGCTCGCGCTCATCAAAGAATTGCTCGACGAATATCATGATTTGGTGCTCGACGTGAGCGTCGTGCCCATCGAAGACTTTTCTTTGGCCATATCGGAACAGGCATTACGAACGGACGGGGTGGCATCATGA
- a CDS encoding nitrous oxide reductase accessory protein NosL: MKRRWFLGSVVALATLVACEKVSEPNEPVWGKQPCAHCAMVISDKRHAAQIVSADERKYFDDIGCMIGWIHERKVEPQKSWVRDTTSDKWVEATRARYVAGAHTPMDFGFEATMDKGISYDEMRAAVLAKMQVGP, translated from the coding sequence ATGAAACGTCGTTGGTTCTTGGGCAGCGTGGTTGCTCTTGCGACCTTGGTCGCGTGCGAAAAGGTCAGCGAGCCGAATGAACCCGTCTGGGGGAAACAACCTTGTGCGCATTGTGCAATGGTCATTTCCGACAAACGTCATGCCGCGCAAATCGTCAGCGCCGATGAGCGCAAATACTTCGACGATATTGGATGTATGATCGGGTGGATTCACGAGCGCAAAGTCGAGCCGCAGAAGTCATGGGTACGTGATACGACGTCCGACAAGTGGGTGGAGGCGACGCGAGCGCGATATGTCGCAGGGGCACACACTCCAATGGACTTCGGCTTCGAAGCGACGATGGACAAGGGCATTTCGTATGACGAGATGCGCGCCGCGGTGCTCGCCAAGATGCAGGTGGGGCCGTGA
- a CDS encoding ABC transporter permease subunit, translating into MKQPKAWRILFRLEFAEALRSRWVLFAAGVYGLLFAGFVWFGLSESSVLGFTGLSRVVLNIANAVVLAIPLVALVATSQVVVRARQSGFFELMLTQPVRRRDWFIATVASRFLMVLGPLLVLFVGAAIASAFRVEQEAGLAAIVARCLLVTVSLGWAFLGLGFWTSSVARTPERAMVLALLLWLVSSALHDFALVGALLRFKWPPAVVFGLAAVNPVETARIAVLGCVDPELSVLGPVGFWLANTLGPKMTLALGIVWPAFIGTVSFLRAERHLYRADLVG; encoded by the coding sequence GTGAAACAGCCGAAAGCTTGGCGCATATTGTTTCGTCTGGAGTTTGCCGAGGCGCTTCGATCGCGGTGGGTTCTCTTTGCGGCCGGCGTTTACGGACTTCTTTTTGCCGGTTTCGTGTGGTTCGGACTGAGTGAAAGCAGCGTGCTCGGTTTTACCGGGTTGTCCCGTGTCGTATTGAACATTGCCAATGCCGTCGTGCTCGCCATTCCGCTCGTCGCGCTGGTTGCCACGTCGCAAGTCGTCGTACGAGCGCGCCAAAGCGGCTTTTTCGAGCTCATGTTGACGCAGCCCGTTCGCAGGCGAGATTGGTTCATCGCGACGGTTGCATCTCGGTTTCTCATGGTGCTCGGCCCGCTGCTCGTGTTGTTCGTCGGGGCTGCCATTGCGAGTGCTTTTCGCGTGGAGCAGGAAGCCGGGCTTGCGGCCATCGTTGCCCGCTGTCTTCTCGTGACGGTATCGCTCGGATGGGCTTTCCTCGGGCTCGGGTTTTGGACATCATCCGTTGCGCGGACGCCGGAGCGAGCGATGGTTTTGGCACTGCTTTTATGGCTCGTGTCGAGCGCGCTTCATGATTTTGCGCTTGTGGGGGCGCTGTTGCGTTTCAAGTGGCCTCCGGCGGTCGTTTTTGGGCTCGCTGCGGTAAACCCCGTCGAAACAGCTCGAATTGCCGTGCTCGGGTGCGTGGATCCGGAATTGTCGGTACTCGGTCCCGTTGGTTTTTGGCTCGCCAATACGCTTGGCCCCAAGATGACCCTGGCGCTGGGCATCGTGTGGCCCGCATTCATTGGTACGGTGAGTTTTCTCAGGGCCGAACGGCATCTTTACCGGGCGGATCTGGTTGGTTGA
- a CDS encoding AAC(3) family N-acetyltransferase, with product MQSPLDLVRDLRQLGVRAGDTLMIHASLRAIGPIEGGARGVVDALDQAVFEGGTTMMVLGARDDSAWVNDLPEHERAAHLQNAEPFDKSTTPADPDVGYLAEAFRQQPGTLVTDHPEGRFGARGARAIELLRDPPWHDYFGPGSPLERLCKMGGRVLRLGADMNTTTVLHWAEYLVDLPQKRRVRRYRRIAAAPEPVIRYVDCLDDNEGIVDWPFEDYFALILKDYLATGRASCGLVGNARSELVEAEDLVQFGVAWMNARFAALVLNQPDPPGKDAVRP from the coding sequence ATGCAAAGCCCCCTGGACCTCGTGCGGGACCTCCGACAACTCGGCGTTCGCGCAGGTGACACGTTGATGATCCACGCTTCCCTCCGCGCAATCGGGCCCATCGAAGGCGGCGCTCGAGGTGTGGTCGACGCGCTGGACCAAGCCGTTTTCGAGGGTGGAACGACCATGATGGTCCTCGGTGCGCGAGACGATTCGGCCTGGGTGAACGATCTCCCTGAACATGAGCGGGCCGCACATCTGCAAAACGCCGAGCCTTTCGACAAGTCGACCACGCCCGCGGATCCGGACGTCGGGTATCTCGCCGAAGCTTTCCGTCAGCAGCCAGGTACGCTCGTGACCGACCACCCGGAGGGACGCTTCGGAGCGCGAGGTGCGCGGGCAATCGAGCTGCTTCGCGATCCGCCGTGGCACGATTACTTCGGCCCAGGCTCGCCGCTCGAGCGATTGTGCAAAATGGGCGGGCGAGTGCTCCGGCTCGGCGCCGATATGAATACCACGACCGTGCTGCACTGGGCCGAGTATCTGGTGGATTTGCCGCAAAAACGACGCGTACGTCGATACCGGCGCATTGCGGCCGCCCCAGAGCCGGTGATCCGCTACGTCGATTGCCTCGACGACAACGAAGGCATCGTGGATTGGCCATTCGAGGATTATTTTGCGCTCATTTTGAAGGATTATTTGGCGACGGGTCGCGCGTCTTGCGGGCTCGTCGGTAACGCGCGCAGCGAGCTCGTCGAAGCAGAGGACCTCGTGCAATTCGGTGTCGCGTGGATGAATGCGCGATTTGCGGCACTCGTGCTCAACCAACCAGATCCGCCCGGTAAAGATGCCGTTCGGCCCTGA
- a CDS encoding tryptophan-rich sensory protein — MYSENRAIRRLIGVGIFGGLTLLTSIVGSIVNVRGMQSWYDALEKPSFQPPGVAFGIAWTILYVMIAIAGVRVFLAPSSRDRTRALTLWFVQLALNFAWTPLFFGLQRPWLALADMVALIFVTGAFIRVARRVDSAASWMFLPYLLWLGFAATLNAEIIRLNPEWARSAMTVLNG, encoded by the coding sequence ATGTATTCCGAAAATCGCGCAATTCGTCGTTTGATCGGGGTTGGAATTTTCGGAGGGCTCACGTTATTGACGTCGATCGTCGGAAGTATCGTGAATGTGCGAGGAATGCAATCATGGTACGATGCTCTGGAGAAGCCTTCGTTTCAACCTCCGGGCGTCGCATTCGGCATTGCCTGGACCATTCTGTACGTGATGATCGCCATTGCGGGCGTTCGAGTTTTTCTGGCACCTTCGAGCCGTGATCGCACGCGGGCGCTCACCTTGTGGTTTGTCCAGTTGGCTCTCAATTTCGCATGGACGCCGCTCTTTTTCGGTTTGCAGCGACCGTGGCTCGCGCTGGCCGACATGGTGGCATTGATCTTCGTCACGGGAGCTTTCATCAGGGTCGCTCGTCGAGTCGATTCCGCTGCATCATGGATGTTCCTGCCGTACCTCTTGTGGCTCGGGTTTGCCGCGACGCTCAATGCGGAAATCATTCGTCTGAACCCAGAATGGGCGCGAAGCGCAATGACCGTTCTCAATGGCTGA